In Mus musculus strain C57BL/6J chromosome 9, GRCm38.p6 C57BL/6J, one genomic interval encodes:
- the Ciao2a gene encoding cytosolic iron-sulfur assembly component 2A isoform X1 — protein sequence MERVSGLLSWTLSRVLWLSGFSEHGAAWQPRIMEEKALEVYDLIRTIRDPEKPNTLEELEVVTESCVEVQEINEDDYLVIIKFTPTVPHCSLATLIGLCLRVKLQRCLPFKHKGSAAISESLLNTCIPCILHAVKYVGNLHF from the exons ATGGAGCGAGTGTCTGGGCTGCTTTCCTGGACGCTGAGCAGGGTCCTATGGCTCTCAGGCTTTTCTGAGCACGGAGCTGCCTGGCAGCCCCGGATCATGGAAGAGAAAGCGCTAGAAGTTTATG ATTTGATTCGAACTATCCGGGACCCAGAAAAGCCCAATACTTTAGAAGAACTGGAAGTGGTCACAGAGAGTTGTGTGGAAGttcaagaaataaatgaagatgACTATTTGGTTATTATCAAGTTCACACCAACAGTACCTCATTGCTCTTTGGCAACTCTTATTG GGCTGTGCCTAAGAGTAAAGCTTCAGCGGTGTCTGCCGTTCAAACACAAG GGTTCTGCAGCCATCTCTGAATCACTGTTGAACACTTGCATCCCCTGCATCCTGCATGCAGTCAAGTACG
- the Ciao2a gene encoding cytosolic iron-sulfur assembly component 2A isoform 2 precursor (isoform 2 precursor is encoded by transcript variant 2), translated as MERVSGLLSWTLSRVLWLSGFSEHGAAWQPRIMEEKALEVYDLIRTIRDPEKPNTLEELEVVTESCVEVQEINEDDYLVIIKFTPTVPHCSLATLIVGNLHF; from the exons ATGGAGCGAGTGTCTGGGCTGCTTTCCTGGACGCTGAGCAGGGTCCTATGGCTCTCAGGCTTTTCTGAGCACGGAGCTGCCTGGCAGCCCCGGATCATGGAAGAGAAAGCGCTAGAAGTTTATG ATTTGATTCGAACTATCCGGGACCCAGAAAAGCCCAATACTTTAGAAGAACTGGAAGTGGTCACAGAGAGTTGTGTGGAAGttcaagaaataaatgaagatgACTATTTGGTTATTATCAAGTTCACACCAACAGTACCTCATTGCTCTTTGGCAACTCTTATTG